In Spirosoma aureum, a single genomic region encodes these proteins:
- a CDS encoding glycosyltransferase produces MNNKRILFATMPMDGHLNPLTGLAVHLQQVGHTVRWYTGPTYADKIKKLGITYYPYGKAQEINQLNMDTVLPERQKIKSSIARLRFDINNVFLLRAPEFVEDLLAIHEEFPFDLLICDVLFTGAPFIKQLLHIPVVAIGVVPLGETSKNLPPTGMGLEPATSMLGQLKHRFLRYMTINHLLKPCTDLYNKLLAQHGLPATKDFVFDAFIRQPDLYLQSGVPSFEYPRSDISPNVHFVGPMLPYSNGHKHPFKQVAEVEQYKRVVLVTQGTVERDPEKIIIPTLEAYKGDSETLVIATTGGSQTAELRARFPQKNLIIEEFIDFNAVMPYAHVYVTNGGYGGVMLAIQNNLPMVVAGVHEGKNEIAARVGYFKLGVNLKTENPKQEQIRQGVEQVLAHETYRQQVRRMGLEFRQYNSNILATRAISALLKQQQNVNDWAHELMS; encoded by the coding sequence ATGAACAACAAACGTATCCTTTTTGCCACCATGCCCATGGATGGCCACCTGAATCCACTAACGGGCCTTGCCGTTCATCTTCAGCAAGTTGGCCATACCGTGCGCTGGTATACAGGCCCAACTTATGCCGACAAAATCAAGAAGTTGGGTATTACCTATTATCCGTACGGCAAAGCCCAGGAAATTAATCAGCTCAACATGGACACGGTATTACCCGAGCGGCAAAAAATAAAAAGCTCCATTGCCCGGCTCCGTTTCGATATCAATAACGTGTTTCTGCTACGGGCTCCTGAATTTGTCGAAGACCTGCTGGCCATTCACGAAGAGTTTCCTTTTGATCTGCTGATCTGCGATGTGTTGTTTACTGGCGCTCCTTTCATTAAGCAGTTACTCCATATTCCAGTAGTGGCCATCGGTGTTGTACCACTGGGCGAAACGTCGAAAAATCTCCCTCCTACCGGCATGGGCCTTGAGCCGGCTACTTCTATGCTGGGGCAACTAAAGCACCGGTTTCTGCGCTATATGACCATTAATCACCTGCTGAAACCCTGCACAGACCTGTATAATAAACTACTGGCTCAACATGGCTTACCAGCGACAAAGGATTTCGTGTTCGATGCTTTTATCCGCCAGCCCGATCTGTATTTACAGAGCGGTGTGCCCTCTTTTGAATACCCACGCAGCGATATAAGCCCGAATGTGCATTTTGTTGGACCAATGCTTCCCTACAGCAATGGCCACAAGCATCCATTCAAGCAAGTTGCCGAGGTCGAACAATACAAACGTGTTGTACTGGTTACGCAGGGAACGGTTGAGCGAGATCCCGAAAAAATAATTATTCCTACTCTGGAAGCCTACAAAGGTGATTCTGAAACGTTGGTTATTGCCACGACTGGTGGCTCACAAACGGCCGAATTGCGTGCCCGCTTTCCGCAAAAAAACCTGATTATTGAAGAATTTATCGATTTCAATGCGGTAATGCCTTATGCTCATGTGTATGTAACGAATGGTGGCTACGGCGGAGTTATGCTGGCCATTCAGAACAACCTGCCTATGGTTGTAGCAGGTGTTCATGAGGGTAAAAATGAAATTGCAGCACGGGTTGGCTATTTCAAACTGGGTGTCAATCTGAAGACCGAAAACCCTAAGCAAGAACAGATCCGGCAGGGTGTCGAACAGGTGCTGGCCCATGAAACGTACCGCCAGCAGGTACGGCGAATGGGTCTTGAATTCCGTCAGTACAACTCAAACATTTTAGCCACCAGAGCCATTTCGGCCCTGCTGAAACAACAGCAAAACGTTAACGATTGGGCTCATGAACTAATGTCATAG